The Vicia villosa cultivar HV-30 ecotype Madison, WI linkage group LG1, Vvil1.0, whole genome shotgun sequence genome includes a region encoding these proteins:
- the LOC131605672 gene encoding uncharacterized protein LOC131605672, translating to MDSNLSFSDGDDTISWTKTIASGRNARRNVLVFPREVCRFLTAFPTQIDIFDADMGIVYQEELRCRPRNTEENAYIGVGWYEYARQRRLKRGDKLSLRINREAHTLVVWLLNR from the exons ATGGATTCAAATTTGAGTTTTTCCGACGGAGACGATACAATTTCGTGGACAAAAACAATTGCATCAGGTCGAAATGCTCGGCGTAATGTACTT GTGTTTCCGCGGGAAGTTTGCAGGTTCTTAACTGCCTTTCCCACGCAAATAGATATTTTTGATGCAGATATGGGGATTGTGTACCAAGAAGAGCTACGATGCAGGCCGAGAAATACAGAGGAGAATGCGTACATAGGGGTTGGATGGTATGAGTATGCCAGACAGAGAAGGCTGAAGAGAGGAGACAAGTTGTCCTTGAGGATAAACAGGGAGGCACACACATTGGTCGTTTGGCTGTTGAACCGTTGA